A single genomic interval of Cellulosilyticum sp. I15G10I2 harbors:
- a CDS encoding helix-turn-helix transcriptional regulator has protein sequence MTNRVDTDHHSHAMLQISVSFYKAFKVRITEREIMCKGIIIKSNESHIFYSNQDTQIILLIDASSVIAEQIMEKYLKGQAYYIMDEKTIDLVRDLLYQYYPIVEKKAYLEFFLKFLQTINIDIQKDMSMDERIVSLIRQIKNCLGTKHSMDDMAKNYFLSQSRLSHLFKKETGMRLSSYIVLHKLQKAMFYILNGKSITEAALEAGFDSPSHFAAVCKKTLGMSARELEKDSVFLKVSTY, from the coding sequence ATGACGAATCGAGTGGATACCGATCATCATAGCCATGCAATGCTTCAAATATCTGTATCTTTTTATAAGGCGTTTAAGGTGAGGATTACTGAAAGAGAAATAATGTGTAAAGGCATAATCATTAAATCAAATGAAAGTCACATCTTCTATAGTAATCAAGATACACAGATTATACTTTTAATAGATGCATCATCTGTTATTGCTGAACAAATCATGGAAAAATATTTGAAAGGGCAGGCCTATTACATCATGGATGAAAAAACAATAGATTTAGTGAGAGACTTACTTTATCAATATTATCCTATTGTAGAGAAGAAGGCCTATCTTGAGTTTTTCTTAAAGTTTTTGCAAACGATAAATATAGACATTCAAAAAGATATGAGTATGGATGAAAGAATTGTGAGCTTGATCAGGCAAATTAAAAATTGCTTAGGAACTAAGCATAGCATGGATGATATGGCTAAAAATTATTTTTTATCTCAAAGTCGATTATCACATTTATTTAAAAAAGAAACTGGAATGCGTTTAAGTTCGTATATTGTATTACATAAGCTGCAAAAAGCAATGTTTTATATATTAAATGGGAAGAGTATTACTGAGGCAGCTCTTGAGGCTGGGTTTGATAGTCCTTCTCATTTCGCGGCAGTATGTAAGAAAACATTAGGGATGTCGGCACGAGAATTAGAAAAAGATAGCGTTTTTTTGAAAGTATCAACCTACTAG